In the genome of Ursus arctos isolate Adak ecotype North America unplaced genomic scaffold, UrsArc2.0 scaffold_22, whole genome shotgun sequence, the window TCTTGCGTAAATAGTATTGAGTCTAGTAAACAGTGGACACTCAACAGATGTTAAATTGCATGCAATGAACCAATTTAAGTAGTACAAAATGGTATAATCCTCAAGAAGAGTATAAGCAAGAGACTTCCAATTTTGTAATGTGGAGAGAAGACCCTACTtgagaaaaaagatggaaagttCTGCACCTGTAAATAAAAAGATACTTGAGTGTGATGCTTACCAGTAATTAAGTGATACAAACAGAAGCATCAGAAGAGTACTCTTCTCAGGGTTTTACCCAGGGCAAGTTTCACATCCTTATTCCTCAAACTGTAGATCAAAGGGTTAAGCATGGGAACCACGTTGGTATAAAAGACTGAGGCAAATTTACTCTGGTCCATTGATCCAGGAAAAGAGGTTGTTAAATAGGTGAATGCCCCTgacccaaaaaacaaagcaacagcAATTATGTGGGAACCACAGGTGCTAAAGGCTTTGGACCTGCCCTCAGCAGAAGGAATATGGAGGATATTAGAGAGAATCAAGGCATAAGAGATGAAGATGCTGATACTTGATATTGAAATGACAATTcccacaacaataaaaaacaccAGCTGATTGACATGGGTGCTGGTGCAGGAGAGCTGCAAGAGAGGGAGAACTTCACACAGATAATGGTGGATGATGTTGGAATTACAGAAGGTCAGTCTCAGCATGCTTCCAGTGTGGGCTATAGCTCCAGCAAACCCTATCACATATGAACCAAACATCAACAGGGAACAGAACTGAGTGGACATGGTGACCGCGTACATCAGAGGTTTGCAGATAGCCACATAGCGATCATAAGCCATTGATACCAACACATAGCATTCagaattgacaaagaaacaaaagaaaaatagttgaGTCATGCACCCCACATAAGAGATGATATTTTCTGACACAAAATCATTCagcattttgggggtaaatacacAGGCATAACAGAGATCTATAAAAGACAAGTtgaagaggaagaagtacattGGAGTGTGAAGGCTAGAATTCAGCCCAATTAAGGTGATCAGGCCCAAGTTGCCCACCACAGTAAGCACATAGATCCCtaagagcaggaggaagaggggtaGCTGAAGCTGTGGTTGTTCAGATAATGCCATTAGGATAAACTCAGTCACTGAGGAGCTGTTTCTCAGAGTCATTCTCTTCCAGGGCGCTGTCTGTGGAAACAAGTGATAAAATATATAGATTGATGATAGGCACAAGCATGACTGATGGAAGAAGGCTCCAGCAGATGAGCCCGTGCACGAATGTCCTACCTTTTTACTCTCTTTTCTCATctatgccccctcccccagtcaaGGTGTTGACAATGTGCCTGTGACTATATCTCAGCAACCCTGGGCGAGAGTATGTTCTTGGGCACAAGAATTCTGTCCCTTCTTGAGAGGTGAGGAGGTGATATACCTGCACTGATTGTCCAAGGACTATCAGAGGGACATCCCAAGAGCCAGGAGTACAACCTGAGCCCACAGCCTCAGGCTCTGAGAGACAGGAGCTCTCATGTCCCCCCATTGTTTCCACccattctctgcctccctctcccactctggaGAGAAAGCCACGAGTGTCCCCAACTGTATACACCCTACCTTCTTCCTCTAAGTCCCTCACTCCATCTCACATTAAAGTCAGTGTTGAGAACAGGGAAGTAATCAACATATTCTAGATGTCTTGGTTGTGAGTTTAAAAGAAAGCTACCAGGAAAGATGGGATTCAGACATTACCTTCCTTCTCCCTGGCCCCACTCAGTGCTGGTTCTTATGcaatcttttttcctttagccCAAAGGAGAAAATGGTGTTCATGCATAAAGCAGGCAGCCTTTAGTGTTAACTCTTTGGTTCCCTCAGTGCTGAGAATCAGACCTTTTACCAACCCCAGTCATCAAGGTGCTCTGCGAATAGACCAAGATTTCTGTTTGTGGACTTTCCCAGATGGTCTATGCCaacttcaggagaaaaaaaaaaaaatagcagctcTCATTTTTACCAGAACCCCAGCTGGCATATCACAGAGAAGTTTATGCTACTTGATGATCTCAGGGGTCTGCTTTGACACAATTTCCCTTGGGAATTTCTCAGAGACTTGTTTCTATAAAGAAGGAATTGCACTGTCTTTGTTTACAGCCTGGATTACCTAGCATCTTGGGACTCAGGTGTTCTATTCAAACTTCCCTATTACTCCAGGGATTTCATGCCATTCACTGCTGAGTGTGGGggctcatttttcttctccattaacTCTTGGCACTTAAGCTTGACTAAAGGAAAATGGCCTAAAGCTTATTTTAGCCACCATTTCCAAATATTCAAAAGGAGTTTTGCTAATAGGACCAAAAACAATTTAGATCAGAGTTTTAGATGCTACAGAGAGCACCTCAGACAAAATGTTTCTAACAGCCTGAGCTGCTCGGAACAGTGGAGACACCACACTACCACCACCACAAACACCACCTACCCTCCGCTCTATTAAGGGCCACAGACAGGCCTTTGCTATATATAAGGAGATTAAAATATAACAACACATATGCAAGGAAGCATACCTACACCTGCATAAAGTTACTCTATAGATGTGTGCAGTCCAAGATGTAACAGGAGATGTACCTAAATGTTTTAATCCTGTCATTCTCCAGATGACAAAGCTGCTCTCCATATGATCTGCTACATGAATATTCTAAGAAACATTCAAAGGCATGTAAGCAACTGCATTTGTAAGTTAACTGAAGCTGCCTAAAATAATCCCAGTTTTCCTGGAATAGTTCTGATTTACATCTATTATCCTTGTATAATTATTAGTagcacactctctcactctcagaaGTGTCTGAATTTGGATATGTGGTCACCCTACTAAAAAGAGCATAAGCAGCTATTCCGGTCCTCTGGCCCCTACTTCTAGACCCACTGACCTCCATCCCCATTCTGACTAAGGGAGTATCTCTCTGTCCTTCACCCACCTTGCCCTCAAAGTTCTCCTTAACTGAAGCTACTCCTCCTGACCAACCAATATTATATCTTCAGTAGATTTATGTTCAGAAATGGGAAGGGCACTTGCTGCAAGCTTTCTGATTTATACCTAGCCAAAAACTCTgaagcaaagaaatacaaaccCTAGCTACCTGCCTAAAATAGGTGGAAGGGAAATAGAAGGAGAAGAATTATGTAGGTACAAGGATTAAACAATGGTACAATTTTACATTGTAACCATTCATATAGTGGTACAACATTGTTGAATATCATTGTTTATGGTACAATAAATTGATTATTACAAATTTGgacatatacatgtattttgaCCTatcaattctactcctaggtgcATACCCCATAAAAATAAGTACACATGCTATCTGAAGACATGTCAAGAAGTTTCATAGCACCATTATACATAATAACCAAGAACCAAAAATGACCCATATGTCAATCAACTATAGACTGGATAATAAATtgatattaataaaatagaattccATATAGCCATGAAAGTTAATAGCATAGATAAAGATCACAAACCTATTATGAAGCAAAAGAAGCCAAGCACAAAACAGTACATACTTTATAATTCCATTAATATGGATTTCAAGAATAAGGAAACTAATCTGTGGTGTTAGAAGTCAGCAGTTCTTCATACTTGGTCTTGCAGAGGCTAGTGACTGGAAAGGGATACGAAGGATGCTTCAGGGTTGTTGACAATGTTCTGTTTCTGATAGGAGTGCTGGTTACCTGGATGTGTTCAGTTTGCAAAAATTCATCAAGCTATATCCTTATGTTACACTTAAATGTTAACTTAAAACATaaatcaagaacaaaaacaatattttagtAAGTCATCCTGACAAACTACTTCAACACTAAAATTACTAAGAATCTCTGAGCCATAATTCCTTAATTTGTAAAGTGGGAATTTACTGACCTAACAACTCAGTGTGGTAGcacatgcaaaaaacaaaaccaaaaacgtcatttttatttttcattcatcttgTGTCTCTTAACATAAAACTCCctttatttcttatataaaaGGAGAATGTCAAGTGATAAAAGAATTAATGGCATATGGAGCAACTACAGAGTGCCTGGCATTATGCAATTATGTTGGATATTTCctaatgtaatattatatttataacaaCCATACAATGCGCATGTGTATggaagattgttttgttttttccaaagatggccatacaagtgcgtgcacgcacacacacacacacacacacacacacacgcacagttTGCATCCCACGTGTTCTTGGTACAATAGGATTGACACTCCTCAAAGAGATGGGATCTATGTTCCCTACCCTTGCATCTAGGTGAGGACTTGGGATTTCTTCAAACAAAAGAGCATGGCAGAAGGGATGCTTTGTGACTTCCAAGGTTCAGCCCTAAAAGGGtacctccctccctgtccccgtTCCCCCCTTTCCactctgatttctcttttatcATCCTCTAGCCTTCAGGATAGTCATATTGGAACCCCCTGGCCTTGTCTCAAGATATACTACAGGACAGCAAGTTTATggttatttacaaaatattaagGGGGTGCAGAAGCCCTCTAGGACCTGTATGTTAGTTGATAGACATCAGGGGAAAATACTCAAGGGAAGTGGCCCAGGGAATTTTTAGTACAGGTTTGAATTACTTAGTCCAGTTCCCCCTTACTACTCAGAAAATCTCCTTTTGGTTCCATATTAGAtgtttttaggtttatttttatgaagaaaattggtatttcttttttgtacaCATAATTTCATATCCACTGCATTTTCCCCTCTTGAATAACAGTTTAGCAGATATGTGGCAATGGTCTAGcaatgaaagactgaaaattatctctgttcattAGAGTAGAAATCAACTTACTCATTTATCTATCATCCAGTAAGTATTAAGGCCAGCTATTTCCAGTACTATTGCAAACTTTATACTCAGACAAATCTCCCCTGATAAAACAAAGCTAAGAATTctggggaaaatataaaaatcatttatctGTTAATGTTTGAGGTGGCAGAAACTAAGTGAATTCCTGTGGGAGCGAAAGATAAAGTAATAATTCAGAGGGGTACATAGGCACTGGACCTGGAGTTTGCCCTTACGGAACTAGTAGATTCCAGAGTTGGGTTTTAATTGAGTGGCCTATGCAGGGCATAAGAGATAAATCCTGGAATAAGTCCTTTCATGACTAAACCTTAGAAGCCTGCTAGTTTGTAATCATTATTAACTTGTAATACTGTATCTCCAAAAGGAAACATCTTCCATGGctaaattagagaaataaaaaaaaaacacaggaaaaaggcAAAGATATGTGTCTAACTTGGCCTTGGCACTGGGAAGAGCCAGGAAGACATAAAATATCCCCTGAGAACTTCTAACAACCTCTGCATTTcaggcaaaaaaaacaaaaacaaaaaacccccatcatattacaaatataaacaaacaaacaaagtccTCTCTGGAAAATACAAGTTAGCTCCAGATATCAAAGAATTTCCCCAGATAACTATCTGGGGATCATGAGCTCTTAATGAAAAGCACTAAACAAACACTAAATAAGCCACCAGGAATGAAAATCACCATTAATGATAAACCACAAGCTACAGGACAAGACCTGCAAAATTATTAGGTTTATCAGGGACAgcatacaaaataatttatttaatgtgttcaaaaaaaaaaaaaaaagaaaaagtgtaatGAAGGCCCCATCAAAATTGACagggcagatttttaaaagaatcaaatagagcttttagaaatgaaaacatgatagtTGAAATGAGGAACTTTATGAATGTGTTAGACAACCTATTAGACACAGGTGAAGAGATAATAGGTAAACTGGAGGATACATCTAAAGAAATTATCCAGAAGTCAGCATCAgccatggggaaaaaaactgtGAATTAGATATAACTTAAGAAATGTAGAAATAGAGGAGGTCCAATAGATAGAGTATTTGCCTCATTCTACGGCCTGTGTTTTGCTCTAAGAATAAAGCAACAatcaaaaacagacacaattcCTGCCCTTTCAAATATATGATCTAGATATATACCTAGATACATAGAATAAACAGATACTTATACGTAACTAACTAGAAATATTGACTGTCCAGCATCAGTACTCCTTTTATTTTGGGGATCTGCCCCTATGTGAGCCTTGTTTCGAACCAGACCCAGCGTCCTTCTGTGAAACTTCCCCAAAGAACATAAGATTGAATTCACCCGGTTGTTTCCATGCAGGACTCTAAGTCTGGGGCGAGTGACAAAAAGAAACAGGaacaatttatatttcattttggcaaagacaaaaacaaaaaaactaccagCTGATAACGTGTTTGGTATTGGCAGTGCCAATAGAAGCAACCAGTGCAGCCTAACCGGATGGTTCTGTGGTGTAACTTGGCAGTGATTCCACCACCTGGCTTCCCCCTAGATCCTGCCTGGCTCCAAAAGCTGGTTCCCCTAGCCTGCTCTAAGAGTCTGTTAATTACCCCCAATTTCTTGCCAATTAATTCCATCTTTTGCCAAATTTAACCAGAATCAACTTTTGCTGTTTGCAGTCAATAACCCTTGCTGGCATAATAGGGACTGGACATTCAGGGGGCTGTAGACAGGGAGTGGAGATGGGGAAATTGTTGAGGCTATGGGACAAATTTCTCTTCTCCccaagatgaaggcagacacaactaCCAAAATCACCTTCTTTCTCTCAAAGTTTTGCtctattttgaatgatttttctcctttcatggAAATGTTTGGATATCATTTgaggataaatgaataaacatttccAGTTCTACAGATTATTCTTCATACTTCTacacaaagtttttaaaactttcaattcTTCAATGATTCCTCTTTTTTAATAAGCTTCATTACACTGTTTAGTAGAATGAATAATAAACTTCTTTGCTGGCTAAAAAGAAAGGTATTCAGTGAATTATCTGGCCAGCTTTTTTAATGCAATGTGGGCcatagcaaataataataataataataataatagtaataataataataaaaggaattatATTTAACATCTAAGGAAGCTTATGacacaataattatttttattaatgattaaaTAGCTAGTGTTTGTTTAAATTGGACAGTGTTATGATAGGGTTCTGTTTTTCATGGACTCTATATTCACTTTATTGCTTTTGATATTTCATATGAAATCAATACCTGTAATAGCTTTTTGCacactttttaaaacttgggaaatgattttccccttaaaaaatcattatagaGTATTCTAGAAAGTATATCTTTGGGTTTTTTAACAGGTTATTTTGTGCTAGATCTTTATTCAGAAACATTCTCCAATTATTACATTGTTACTATGGAAATATACAATCTGTTTTATGATATGGTTTTAGAAATGCATGGCTATTAGGCTTAAGTATAAGTAGAAGGTTACCAGCAGAGAAAATCAGGAGGACATTCTGAGCAAAAGGaatcacaaaaagaaattaaaaggccatcagaggggaaaaaaagtactaCAAATTTGGAGAATGGTAAATGATATTGAGACTTGAATTATTGTATATATAGCAGGGAGGGATGGGAGATAGTCGGGAAGGGTTCATGGTAATAATAAATCATCA includes:
- the LOC113259752 gene encoding olfactory receptor 8B4 — protein: MTLRNSSSVTEFILMALSEQPQLQLPLFLLLLGIYVLTVVGNLGLITLIGLNSSLHTPMYFFLFNLSFIDLCYACVFTPKMLNDFVSENIISYVGCMTQLFFFCFFVNSECYVLVSMAYDRYVAICKPLMYAVTMSTQFCSLLMFGSYVIGFAGAIAHTGSMLRLTFCNSNIIHHYLCEVLPLLQLSCTSTHVNQLVFFIVVGIVISISSISIFISYALILSNILHIPSAEGRSKAFSTCGSHIIAVALFFGSGAFTYLTTSFPGSMDQSKFASVFYTNVVPMLNPLIYSLRNKDVKLALGKTLRRVLF